The Plasmodium cynomolgi strain B DNA, chromosome 5, whole genome shotgun sequence genome segment AACAGCATGCAACTTGTAAAGGTGTAAAAGCCCTTTGCAGTAAGTTCGGAAGTTCTTTAGAAAATGCAGCTGATGAAAGACATAAAGTaaagtgtaaaaattattgcaGCTATTTAcgttattggttatatgataaaataggaaaaatcaATAAAGTAGATCGCACGAATAAATTAAGTGCTATAACATTTGCTAAAGATCTTTTTACTGCAGTGAATaagattaataaaaattttaaagaaaataagtAGACATTACcatttgaaaataatatttctttagATGACTTGATAAagcgaaaaatattatatatttattttaacaaatataCTAACATTAAGAGTAGCATTAACCCTCAGAATAAGGATGAATGTAGTAACTATTTTACTTATCTTATTTATACGAAATCATTATATGACAAATATAATAGAGTTCATTGTCCATTTATTTGGTCTTTCTGTTATGAACATGATTTCTTTCGTTGCGCAAGAGTGCATGACCCAAAGGATCTCTTATCGAATGTACAAC includes the following:
- a CDS encoding VIR-like CYIR protein (putative) → MFYYCSYNFKFKFDKDCELLNKQHATCKGVKALCSKFGSSLENAADERHKVKCKNYCSYLRYWLYDKIGKINKVDRTNKLSAITFAKDLFTATLPFENNISLDDLIKRKILYIYFNKYTNIKSSINPQNKDECSNYFTYLIYTKSLYDKYNRVHCPFIWSFCYEHDFFRCARVHDPKDLLSNVQQCKPKETVSSSTSLWEVLFESSPSPTPAKGRDTGAQAPGKVVAARELAYVGSIKGKDVKPSPTTNKGLAAVEPPPRGAQISKLKRVEAGEISHNSQSNHMPLSGRDGRHSANYNRTCGIT